TCTTAtgttccgtccatccatccgtaatGAGCCGTCTCCCTCGGGAGTTCCTCTCAGATGCGCTCGTTTCGCCGATACGTTCACTATCGCAGTCTGTGTGAAGAAGGACATTGATGATCCCAAGCCATCGACATCTTACGCCGTGACCGAAGAAGATCCGGGAAATAAGTCCAAGAGATCAGACATACTCGGATACTTCCGAGAACGCCGGGTGGCCGAAACCTCCATTTAATCTCactcatatcaattctagtaaaccaaacagctaacgctcgttacttcagcgccttcagacggtggcggccttttttttggggggggggggggggcatttgaaCTTACAACTAGTAATAAATTGTTGCAGTACATGCCTTCAGGTTCGTATTGCAGGAAACGGATCTTGCTTATATCTCGACAAAAATAAATTCACGTTCACACGATTGCTCTGATACGTACGGCGAGCAGTCGGTGCGGTACGGTTCCCTTTCCGAGTATATGCAATTCCGCCACGAGTGGTGCGGCCTTCGCTATGTACGGCGGTTATCCAGAAAAAAATCTAGCTTTGTTATCAAACGCATAAGTTCTTGTAAGTCTCATATTCGACAAAGGTGCGTCGATTCGCGCCAGCCGCAGGTAATCTGAGAAaactccaataataataattgttttttgggggaaaggaaatggcgcagtatctgtctcatatatcattggacacctgaaccgcgccataagggaaggggaaatgagggagtgaaagaagaaaggaagaaagaggtgccgtagtggagggctccgggataatttcgaccacctggggatctttaacgtgcactgacatagcacagcacacgggcgccttagcgttttgatggaggaaaaacgctaaggcgcccgtgtgctccaGCAGAATGTAGAATTCGTTTGGAGTGCTTTAGCGGTATATTTTTGGAGCGCTTTTCGGTTTCGTGGTCAGATATTGAAGTCAGACAACATCCCGCCGACCTCTTATGCCTCCAAATTAGTGAGAAGCACTAAATATACAAAGGTATCGCTCGTAGCCCCGGAAGAATGATCCGATTCAAGGAATCGGGCTTACCCTGCTTGACTTTGGTCGTTCCGTCTACTGGAGTAACTACGCCACAGCGCACAAAAACCGATCGCTGAGCGGAAACAGATCTAAAAAATACATAGGTATACAAGGGTATATTTTCTAAGGTTTTCCGCACAGTTTTCAGCCAAAAACAAACATGATATCCCTTCTCGGTTAAGCCTAAAAGGCATTAACTGGATATGTGCCAAATTCCAGCGAATGAGCCATCGCGGAGACAGAGTACTAAAGGAGACGTGAAGTACCTTTCGAACCTCGCAAATGAAAACAGTCGTTAGAGCAAGAGCGGACGAATATGTGGGTGAGTTGCGGAAGCATCAAGCACCGAGGCGCCGGCAACATTGTTCAAGCATGAAACGTGAAATCCTTTTAGCTCTCATTTGCAGAACTTTAAGGCGAATATCCTCCGGAAGCCGCGGCGATCACGAAGCTGGAGACGGGGGCGAACGTGAACCGAACTTATCCCAATATTCCGAATGTTTTCGTCCGAATCAGAGTTGTACGTTACGCGTTACAAATAACTGATTATTTGTAATAAATTACATGTCCTTCGAATTTTGTAGTTCATTGAATACTTTTTGCAAGgagtaatttttttatttcactaaTAAATTGGGAGTAATCGGTTAGTTTCGATTCTAAAAACAAGTTGTAAGAAGGGTACAAGTTCGAGAACTCGTACTTGGTAGCAAACACTAGTCATGCAAGCCCGACCAAGACATTCAAGGATATGCAAGGCCACTAGGACATGCACTACGAAACACTAGGACATGCAAGCCCGAGATGCCCGCATTTGACTAGCGCCGTGTTCCACGGTTTGCATTTCTTCATGACGGCACAATAGAATGTCATGTTTAGTGAGCTTGAGCTTTGTCCGCTGAGGACACGAACAGCTACGAACCCCGGCAATTACAACTCCGTCCTGCACTCCAGCCCGTACACCGAGAGAATTCTTAGTGGCGCTCCGGATATTTTGACATGGAAACGTGGACAGCATGTTGATGAATacttataagaaaaagaaaaaaaaacctcccgGTGAACATTAGGTGCTTATGAATTGCTAAAAATCAGCAGATCATGGAATCCGCGTCGGCTCATTCTGTAGTGCATGTATATTTGTTTTATGGTAATAAAATCTGGAAGGGAATGGCGCTTTACTAATCGATTACTTAATTTTTGCAACTGTTGGTTAGCGCTTGGGCCCTGTTACTGAATACTGAAATCAGTTACATTTGAAATGAAGTAGTTGGATTGTAACTGATTACTTCTTTCCTGTAACACGTGCAAGACTGGTTCGGAAGGCAGGCAGTAGAAAAAAGTTCAACCCCGACGAAATACGAACCAAGCGTAGGTGCAAAAACAGCCGCTTAGTTTCTTGATGCTTTAGGCTACTCAGGCAAATATTTTCAATAAGGTATTTACCACAAGCGTTTATATACAGGAATCAGCTATATAAAAAGCATCTAGCTAGTGACTGTACTGCATTAACTTGACAAAAAcataaacaaacaaaactaacTTAGCTAAACGACGCAAAGAGACAAAGCAGCAATTGAAAACAATGTCCTTGGGACCATCGCCGCAGCCTCCTGCGTTGTTGTTGTCCGCTGTTGCCCTCTGTTGGAGTGGCCCAAGTGTGCCTCTCCCGCTGTGCTTtagatatcgtcgtcttcatcatctttcaTTCATTCGGTCTGCGCCCTGAAAATCTTCACGGCCGCTGAAGACCGGGCGAGCGCCAGGAGCTTCACAGAGCAAAATGGAACTTATGAATAAAGCATTAGCCGTTTAATGCGGTGCCCAGGGCGAAAAAGAGAAGCGGCTGGAAGCGGCGGCGCTTAAAGCACCCGTAGCGGTCCTCGTGACCAGCAGCGGTCACGTGTCCAAAAATAAGGTGGCGACAGAATGCGCAGGCCACGGTAGACTGCATCACCGTGACCACATCTCTTGCATTTGCGCCGACATGACGGTCGACGGAGCGGCGGCGTCCGGCCGAGGCGAAGGTCCCAGTATTCTGTGTAGCGCGtgctgaaaaattgaaaattggtttttggtgaaagaaaatggcgcagtgtctgtcgcacatttcggcggacacctgagccgcgccgtaagcgaagggataaagagagactaagagaagaaaggaagaaagaggtgccgtagtggagggctccagaataatttcgaccgcctggggatctttaacatgcactgacatcgcagagcacacgggcgctttagcgtttcgcctctatcgaaaagcggacgccgcggtcgggttcgaacccgagtaatcaggatcagtagccgagcgccctaaccactgagccagcgctgCTGGGCGTGTGCTGGCGTCACTCCTATTCTTCCGCACGTGAACGGCTCTGATCTTGCGGGTCACTACACGCTAAAATCGGCGAGGGAAGCCTATAGCGCGCTTTGCAGCCAAGAAAAGCAATTGCTGATGACGTAGGATCCTCAGGGCCCTAGTGCAGCTACCACCATCTGCGAGCCGCCCTAGAATGCGCTACGCCTTTTGTGCAACGCATTTCAACCAAACATCTACCTTTGACGACGATACAGGCAATATATTTCTTTCTGATTCCTGTGCTGGGCTACAGGGCCATAGGACGTCAGTTCAATCCCTGCCGTGGCGGCCGcctttcgatcgaggcgaaacggaaaaggcatccgtgtgcggtgcgatgtcagcgcaccttaaagaacctcaggtggcttAACTTATTCCGGTGTCTTCCACTAGAGCGTCCATCACAGCACGTGCGTCGATTCGGGACATTAAACTCCACAGTCCAATCCAATCCTACTCATCCGCCTGATTGAAATCCACGGCCTCGGTACACTGCCAGCTTCAAAGCTATAAAATTAGACAGGCCAAGGGAAGCTGTTAGGCGGATTACTTTCCTATCACGAACGGCGTGCGCCACTGAAAAGCAGAGCGAATGAAAAATCTGTCCGAGGCAGCACTACATCGGTCTAATCGCGCAGTGATTGGGTTGACacatgagtaaaaaaaaaagaaagtatgaaGCGCTGTTAGAGGTTGGGATATCGAGGGCGTCTACCAGTGCTGCATGGTGACGGCGTGTAGCTTTCAGAGCAGAAAAAATTTCGAGAGTGAAGGGAAAGCCTCGTGTTGTctgcgggggagggggtgggggtaaTTTTTGAGAGGCGATTGCAAATCACGTTTGAAGAAATTTCTGCAAGTGGTGCCCATTTGTACTGGATAAATCCCGCAATTTCTGTAAAAGATGTTCCAAGAGGCGTCCAAGAGTTGCTAGTGCACGGCATCAAGTCATCTATCAAGGCAGGCGCGGGAGCAAGCATTGCAGAGGTATGATATGGCACCTGAGGTTTAATGTCCCCGAAGCTATTCGTTAGCTTCGGAGGACGCCGTACTGGAGGTCTCCGGCCGGATGAACGTGGCCAGGATCACTCTGAATTCTATGTataaatgttagcgcaaaaataagagacaaccacaagaaaggtggacaagactaCGCGCTGTGAAGACGGGCTGCACATGAAATATCGGAAAGCGTCAGATGGAGGGAACTAGGTTGTCAAAAACTGAACAGAATATTTATAGATACAGGACCAGGGCCAGTCTATAGAAGAGCCCACTCAATTAAGTAATCTACAGCGTACCGTGCAGTTGAACTAAACCTACGTGTCTTCGGGCTGCAGTGAGAAATTTTTAGTCCTGGGACCCGATTAAGTGCCTTGCAGACTTGATTCTACTGCATTAACTTGCTAGAGGAACTGTAGGCTAGAACATTATCACGCAGCGAAAACATATCAAGAAGAGAAAACCTTGATTTCGTTTTAAAAATTTAGAGTCGTATGCGTGTTTAGCAGTCAGTTATGTCACCTTCCTCAACTCATCGAAAATAGCACGTCTGCAAGCAAAGGGAAGGTGCTCACTTGCAAGCTTGCGCCAGCCCTTGTCTCACGCTAAGCATGTGAAAGCTTCGGGGCCGTTACAAGGTAAAAGTGGGACAAAAAACTATATGTGAAACAAAGGTAGTGCACATGTTTATTTAATAAAGTTAAGATGTTTTGTAGCTCACGTGTCTAGTTCCCTTGGTATGAAGTATTGAGAGCTTATTGCATTACTCATTCGTTTTATTCCGGAACTTTCCTCTTCGATTGTACAGCCGCCTGTACGAACGCACTGCTTCGTAGAACACCGGCTTAACCACCGACCCTTATGCTCAGGGGTACAGAAGAACTGCAGCTGTGGGCCTGAATACATTCACACGCTTCGTTGGCGTGTTTCGATCCGCAGAGTACCACGGCGTTGGCGGCGAAGTACCAGTGGACTACGCCAATAGCAGCACGCCTCTGAGTCAGATATTCCTGGACGCGTGCAAAGAATCCGGCTATCCACTCGTAGACTACAACGGCGCATCACAGTCAGGTAACTAACGCGGTGTTACGCGAGTCCATCTTGGTCGTTAGCTTAGCCTATGTGTAGTGCTGGTCACTGCAATTTTCGTTCCAAATTTGGCAGAGATGACCCCAGTACCCTTCCCCGCACGCAGGATGCTCTCGCCTGCAAACTAACCTGAGGGATGGCGCACGCGTCAGCGCCAGCAAGGCTTTCATCCAACCCATCCTGCGGACACGCAAGAACCTCCACGTGGCGCTCTTCAGCCAGGTCACCAAGGTATGCGTGGGCCTTAGTGTGCGCAAAGAAGCTTGTCTTAGAGGGTCCCAGTTGCTCTGAAATTTCGGTGTGTCTACGATACGTGGCAGCACCGAGCCAGTCTGTCAGAGAAGGAGGAGTAGTTTGAAGAGCTCGCGCTTAAGTAAAAAATATTGTCGTTCCGGTGATACCAGACTGTCATGTAGCCATGTATGCCGAACTAAACTCGCCCCAAAGGAAGTTATACCAATGGTACGGGCTCCAAATTTCCAAATCAGCATCCCGCGATGGATTCTGCTAACATTCACTTTACTGTGACGCTTTACAACCTGAAACAAGGGAACGACGAATTGGATAACACGTGGAAGAGCTGTCTCTTCCCACGGACTCTTCCCACGGACAAAACAAGTATTGTATGCAATTCTCATATGTATATAGCCTTTGAAAAATGTTTAGAGACCACGAGGTTGGCTTCTGGGCCATGCTGTGTAGCACGTTATGCAACGAAAACGTTCTAAACCTCTTAAAGACGAGTGGTAGATATGTCTTCACCCCTTCCTAAGTTATGaccattaccaggaattcggcACAAGCACTTCCAGTTCCTGTGACTGCCACCCCGTGGGGCGTGACGttgaacattaaaaaatagcgcgttgacgtcatccgtgacgtaataAAGAAAGAGAATGACTGATTGGCTGCAGAACAGAACATGCTAGACCACTAGGCTTAGCGTAACTGGCTGAGTACTGTTCATTATTCCTGGTAATGCTCCCCCAACAGTATTTATACTCAGAAGCCTTGACCTTTCCTTTTGATGAATGGTGTCCATATGCTTACACGCACATACATTTGCAAGCATCTCAATAAAGTTTTCAGGTGCCTGTCTTACCCCAGTTGTGGGTTCTTAtcggttttagtgcgaaagcactacttcatgaGGTCTAACCGGCTCGCCGGGTTTTGTGCGAGACgtgaccttgaaggtgaccttgacAAAATCTACCACAGCAACAGccaatggagaaataaaataaatctttccgcgactgggtttccaacccgcggtggcgcgaacgaATAAGCTTCGCTGCCAACTGCACGACGGCACTATACTatctccgcagccgatcacgccttgtgttaaactgcagcacacttggccggtcggtcggtcggtcggtcagtcggtcagacggtcagtcggtcagtcggtcggtTGGTTGGAGCAGTCAAACTGATCCGCATATTTAGGCGGAGTCAACGGAAAGTCTGCGAGACGATTACATGCGCCTCGTAGTCTCCATCCAATATTTCTTCAGGAAACACTCTCCGCGACTGTCGCCACCGTGCATACAGATTCGCATCAATGCTTATTGAACAGTTCAACTAAAAAGGGTGCGTGATCTCCTCCGAAACCAAGCACTGTGTCGCGGACAGGGCACACTGCTCCATATCTGCAATTTCAGTTCACCATATCCCACAAAAGAATGTGTGTCGCGTCCTTATCGTGCCGTGACACGACGCAGGTGAACTTCGATGGGAAACGCGCTGTGGGCGTGACGTTCAGCTGGTTCGGCAAAACCCAGACAGTCGCTGCCCATCGTGAGGTGATCTTGTCCGCAGGGGCTGTGGGATCGGCCCAAATCCTGATGCTTTCCGGCGTCGGGCCCAGAGAGGACCTCAAGCGATTGAAGGTAGGCTCTTAAGTAGAGTGTCATGTGTGAAGCCTCAAAACAATTTACCTTTTCACGGTACTCTGATTCACGAAAATGAAGTTCTCAAGCAGGAGCCGTACTCTATAAGGGTCCATTATCCATTTTCCATTTCGGATTCATTTAATTGGCCCTCTGGCGTAATGGTTTGTAGGCAATCTTAGCTACATGTCGCAGCGAATGATGAGCTCGTGcacggcgatgatgatgacggtgtaaataatttgtgttatttattttcattttcttattACTCTGTTGTTAAATTTTTCGTATTACATTAATTTGATTTAGTTCATTTCATTTGACCTTTTTCTGATGAACTCCTTCGTCACCATTGATGTGGGCTGCGTTGTGATTTCTGTGACTGGCCGCTTGCTTTTTCGTCTGATGATGCCGTCACGCTGACGTCAAGTCAAATAAAATGGAAGATGGTCCTTATAGAATATGGCTCTAGCACATTTGCGTTCAGATATGTTTCGCCCACAAGTGTGTTCGATGACTGCGTCACGATAGATATTACCGAGAGGTAATTGTCGACTTTGCACCCCTTGAATACCCTGTGTACAACGATGCTACTTCAGTGTCACAAAAGTCGtgtgaaaaatttttttctataTACATGAAGATTAGCGTGTTGCTTCGATATAGGGGACTTTCGTAGCGTAAGTTAGGGTACAGCTCGGAATGAAGCCAATCTGACTTCGAAGTAGTTCACTTCATGTCGCGGCCAAAGCCTTCACTACATGGTGTGGCCATAGAGCGTGTCTGACGGTTGGGCTTCCCAGAAGCAGTTTCAACGCTGAGCTTCCAGTAATACATTTTTTTCGCCTTGTTAAGAACTTCGGTGCCTCTTGAATGCTTACGAGAACTGCGGCATGTTCTTCGTTAGCTATTCACTTGCCTGTCACCTATTCACTAAGGCCGAACCTCATGCCAAAAGGGGTTTTACGTCAGAGGATAAAGTACGCTGCCACTCATGACAAATAATCAGGAAATTAACAGTTGGTTAGGCGGACATTTTCAGGTTATGAAGAGTGTCTTACAACTAACTTTCAAAGAGGGCATAAATGTTACATGGTCAATGTTACATCAACAATGGTGAAGAAACTTCCAGGCAAATGAAAAGGCTTTGAAGCTGAATTTAGGACCGCGGAGGAAGCAGTTAAAAGAAAAATGAATGAGTAACGTCAGGAAACGAAAATAGAGTTGTACGGATCAGTGATAGAACACGGGCTTAGTTAGTTCCTGGCAGGACTGTCGGGATTGAGCATGCCGAACAGACTCCACTACAATGCTTTGAGTTAGAATGGCATCTGCGGTGTGCTTCGCGGGCAGTGCCACGCTTGTATGTGCCCTTTCTTCACTTGTTTAGCTAACACTTTTATACTGAAGTCAAGTAGATGGGTGCACTGTTGTTTTTGGAAACACCATCGGGGGCTGCCTGCTTTCCTGAACTTACCATGAGTAGCTAACTCGTCGGGGGCAGAAAAGCGTGAAATCGCATAAGACATTTGCGTTTATTCCAGAGCATATCGTCTCGCCTGTGAGCCTACTACACTTTCCGCTAGTTACAATATAAATATAAATAGTGTCGTGACTTCAGCAACTATTCTCAGTGTAAGTGCTATGCTGCGCAGATTCCTGAGGTGGCCGATCTTCCCGTTGGCCGCAGTCTTCAAGACCATGTACTTTTGTTCACGGCAGTTCCTGTGAGCACGGAAAGTTATGTGGCCGTTCCGCCTTCGTCGCTGAGCGACATCGCCAAGTACGATAGAGAAAGGGCTGGTAAGAGTTCTGACAGTGTGTCGAGTTTGGATTTGTAGTGTCTGTGTTACTATACATTTAAAAGAAAGAAGGATGGACTAGTCTACTGTAGGTGATGCACATCTTTTTGTGCTCAGAGCTAGAAATACTCTCCGACAACTTTCATGCTAATAGCTAATGTGGGCTACATTGCATGATCGAGATACGCACTGGGAGGATATTAATCCTTTAAGGTGTTTTCAATGTTTAGACGCAACGCCGCATGAGTAAGAATGATGCGCAGCGACTTGCAAGATGCTTCTTTCTCGGGCCTTTGTGTCTGATAAATTTGGCACAGGTCCGATTGCCATCCCGGCAGCTGTCGAAGTGTTGCAGTTCCTGAGCACCGACTATGCTACCGCCCCTGACATCCCAGACGTCGAAATAGGTGTCATTTCGTCACCGCCTGCCACTGAATTGGCCAAGGGCGAGCTGGTGAATACAGGCTTCCTGCCAGAGGTAGGGTCAGTGGCTTTTGGTTCCCATGTGGGGCACTCATACCGAACAATTCTGAACAAACGCATTTTTAAGCGTAAAATattttatgaacgcagttttttcatataatgtaatatttcaGTATAACAAGTAAATCCGCAGACTACCAGACGGCagtcgtgtgtatatatatattcttttgctcttaacgtttttgctatagtcaaaaacgttcgccattggttttctaaggcagttttAACAGCTCGATGTGATCGCTAGAGGCatgttaaaagaaagattttgttacacaTGAGAAGAATGGACGTTTACCTGCAATATTTTTATAACAGtatatcttacaatttttcagtgttcgaaatttttgtccgagaatgttgcaCATGTTCAACAGTGCAGAACTGTGCTATGTTATTACTGGCAGATGCGTAACAAAGGGAGCGCCCAAAGATTAACGCAAACAACGTAACATACAACTTTTTCGTCAAGTAACTTAACTTCCAAAACAAGTACACATAAAATGTGCGCGTCTACACCCGAAGAAAAAATGCGACCAAAGCCAAGAAACCACAAAATAAAGATATCATagaaacgaaagcaaaaaaaaaaaagagtcctaGCCCTAAATTTTAGCCCTAACAACGAACCATTATTTTTTATAAACTACTACAAGGGCAGTTCCTAAGTAGCTTGTAGGCTATTCCATAAGTTGTAGAGATGCTTAGCTTGCGGATTGTTCCATTCAGCAGGTACGTTTCCCGTCACTAGTACCCCTGTAGACGGCGAGACAGTTATTTTTCATACTCGCACTTAGAAGTGTGGAAAAACGTGCAATGTTGTGCAGAAAGTTTCTTTCATTTAAGCAATACCGAAATTAAATCAGCGCGATTGCAGGAGATATTTGCTCTTTTTGTACGGAACTTGCGTACGCCTGTGTTTCTGAAACCTGGCAAATGGATATGTTGGTGCCTGCAGTTTCTTCTGCTGCCCCGAACGACCCCTTTTAGGCGTGGTATGTTTTTGTGCGCGATCATCAAATTCACTCAGAGTATACCGCGTTTCGCGAAACGCCCTGGGTGTGATGGACTGGCCTTTGACACAATGCACGCGAGACCGCGTAATGGGAATTTCTGAGGCGTAGGAACGCTCAGGATAGCATATGGGCTCTCACAAAAATGGTTTCCGAACAAGTTCTTATTTGCAGGCGTACGACAGCTACCTCGGCCCTGGAACGGATCAACCAGGGTTCCGAGTGGCAGTGATCAACAACCGGCCAAAGTCAAGAGGTCGCATCACCCTACGAACTGCGGACGCTAATGATCATCCTGACATAGACCCCCACCTCCTCGAACACCCGGACGACGTGAAAGCAGCTGCTCAGGGTACGCCTCGCATCGGGAAGTGCGGgggtcgatccccagtgccgccgggtacccacaggtgatacaatgggtacaagctttctcctgcctggtgctcggcttctttagggtgaaatgcttaaagggacactgaggagaaattgaagttggcttgtatccatagaatagcagctcctcaTCACAAATACGCcgctcttcctgaaaacaaagctcttgtaaggtagaaaatagcaagaagcaAAATGCAGGtattgccgccacaggccaatctcgcaagtacaagcgtgatgacttcctaggacaagaggcgtcaccgtggaggaattttccttacttcatggatgtcacgaatctctgaggcttgcaaaggaaggttgcgcaccgcaccgctagccgtcagaaatcacggagtgtgcgtttacgtcacgataCACGTCACtgcgttctgtgacgtcataagagttgccgtggcgtcataagagttccctgagtttgaatcagaggggcgggaaaaactttttaaacttcaaatccaaatttctttgaaataaatgcatctttagTGCCCAGACAAggggcaacaaagccatgaaatgccgaactatcagattttgctaacaaaaaaaaaattgatagagttctcctcagtgtccctttagaaAATATgcgtctttgaccccatcttgagaaaaagaaaaaccttgtgtcatggcgctctttggccacagatgccttgtgccataaaaaattaTCATCATGCTCAGGATACGGTCATGGTCACCACAGTAGACTTCGGGTCCGGTGTCATATAAGTACTACGGTCCGATTCTAttccattcttctttcttttgctcTTTCTGATTGGCCCAAGCGACGGCGCAGTCCGTTTTTTCCTATGCGGCATTGGCTCAAATCCAGCCATGGGAAGAGTGTGCCATTGCTGTAACCAATCccaaacgacaaaaaaaaaagaaatagagtaAAAAAAGGAATAGCTTTAATATACCAAGCCAAATCCTTCCTACTAGGCGGTACTGGTACTGTTTGTGGGACCTGATTTCTAAAGCTCGTAGCTACATTAAAAAGCGTATATATGTCAGTAGAAACGCTTCATAGCGTAACAATAAAACCGACTCACCAGCAGTACACCGTTTCTTGACGGCGCACTGGTGGCAACGGTCTGAGGTAGATGCGAAGGGGAccacttttttgtttatttgaagGGACGGCTGTAGAAGCGTAACCAACAGCTTTCCGAATAGCTGACGACTCGTTACTTTGTTACTGACTTGCAGCTTTAGCTAAACTTGAATAGAGCGTTATAAAGTAGCCTGCACTGGAAGTGAATAAACCATCTTGAGTCTTTGCAGGTCTAAATAAGAAAGTAGCGGCGTAATATTTGCTACGAATAGACTACCccaatgcaggaatgcatgcctGCTGACCCGTGTTTCGTCGCCAAAAAGAAAAATAGTTTGAGAAAATGCATTTTCATTCATGCGTGTGTTTTGTCCTGTCGCCCCAAACGGCGAGTAAAAGCATGTGACAGCTTAAATGCATCACGTAATTAATACTGGTTTTCTGTTCTCGCCTGTCGCTTCAGAAGGCGATCGAGTTCTCGCAGATTGGTCGCGGCACTTGTGGAAGGCTCCGCCGATGTCGAGACTCTTGTGCGATTATAGCGCGCTCGCGCTGGAAGCTCCTCTCAACTGCCGCTGCCTGGTGTTACAACAATGTCCTTTTAGATGCCGTGCGTATGTGACgttttattaaggcgaaagctgcACTAGGCTATGTTGACGAGGTCGCGTCTGCAAAAACGTGTTCGCAGCAGTTTTGAGGAAATCAAAAGAGCTATCGTCAAACGACTGGTTGTAATCGGAAGAGGTTGATGCAAGGAtgctgcggaaaaaaaaattcgacaTCGGATGAATAGTTCATTAATTTGAGCCAAAAATGCCCAGAAAGTGACGCCAAATTTTAAAACGCCGGAAGTGTGGGACCACGTGCCCgaaagtgtgggcggagccaacgcggGGCGCCAAATTTGAACACCCGAAATGAATACTGAGATGAAACGAGGGAAAATGCGCAGTTAATAGAAATAAAATCAATTGATAAATGAATAATAAACAGTGTTAAACGTTAATAAAGTGAATTATTGGTGAATTAAGGGGAATTATTGCTGTAACAATGCGGCTTGCAGCAATGCCACGCCTAAGTGAAATGAGTATGCGGCCCCATCCCCTTCGACGCGTCGCTCCTACGCCATTGGCGGtttgctgaagtgacgtcacgatcacGTGAGACACACGGAGCGACGGCGCATCAAAAAAGCAACTTGAAATGATTATACAGCCCCTTCCGCTTCGGCGTGCCGCTTGTACGCCAGTCACTCTCtcgcatagagtttcttactattaactagagg
The Amblyomma americanum isolate KBUSLIRL-KWMA chromosome 3, ASM5285725v1, whole genome shotgun sequence genome window above contains:
- the LOC144124133 gene encoding glucose dehydrogenase [FAD, quinone]-like: MDGAAPQSALALLLALMNMLVHVPFTDLPVLRDYELEQLREQYDYIIVGGGSTGCVVANRLSAGGKATVLLLEAGGLEEASRQIPLLASFNLGGHDDWNYWTVPQKNACLSFRNQRVTLPRGKVLGGCSVLNYMLYVRGNKHDFDRWARKYGAKGWAYNDVLPHFKDIEDYRAGKADEYHGVGGEVPVDYANSSTPLSQIFLDACKESGYPLVDYNGASQSGCSRLQTNLRDGARVSASKAFIQPILRTRKNLHVALFSQVTKVNFDGKRAVGVTFSWFGKTQTVAAHREVILSAGAVGSAQILMLSGVGPREDLKRLKIPEVADLPVGRSLQDHVLLFTAVPVSTESYVAVPPSSLSDIAKYDRERAGPIAIPAAVEVLQFLSTDYATAPDIPDVEIGVISSPPATELAKGELVNTGFLPEAYDSYLGPGTDQPGFRVAVINNRPKSRGRITLRTADANDHPDIDPHLLEHPDDVKAAAQGTKMFIDKMLNTAAMKSVGAKPWNITFPPCAKEGPLWSLEYIECIFRHWSQPSWHMCCTAPMGCHPEAVVDERLRVRGKVEGLRVADTSVMPDIVSGNTHAAAMMIGSKAAAMILENNRHECVSNSC